The genomic region CCCCTTCTTGATGACCTCGGGCTCGGCCGCCGCCGGCGCCGCTTCCGCGACCGCCGCGACCACTTCCTCTTCCTTGGCCGGGTGCGCGACGTGCGCGATCACCTTGTCCGGGTCCTCGAGGATGCGGAGCCCCTCCGGCGACGGGATCTGGCCGACGCGGAGCGATTCCCCCATTCCGACGTCCGAGACGTCGACGGGA from Thermoanaerobaculia bacterium harbors:
- a CDS encoding 50S ribosomal protein L25 translates to PVDVSDVGMGESLRVGQIPSPEGLRILEDPDKVIAHVAHPAKEEEVVAAVAEAAPAAAEPEVIKKGKTETAEAEEPKKEGKK